A section of the Leptospira kobayashii genome encodes:
- a CDS encoding response regulator, which translates to MSKSVFLCVDDESSILGALKEQLRSAFGLSYIYETAESAEEAIEIIDEYERPDETIVIIVSDWLMPGMKGDEFFIKINNTYPKIKKILLTGQADPESIDRAKNIGKVQVVLAKPWTQDSLIQSIQGLLAS; encoded by the coding sequence ATGAGCAAGTCCGTTTTTTTATGCGTTGATGACGAGTCTTCCATTCTGGGAGCACTGAAAGAGCAGTTAAGATCCGCTTTCGGCTTGTCCTATATTTACGAAACTGCGGAGAGCGCGGAAGAGGCTATAGAAATCATAGACGAATATGAGCGTCCTGATGAAACCATTGTGATCATAGTAAGCGATTGGCTGATGCCGGGAATGAAGGGCGATGAGTTTTTCATTAAGATCAACAACACTTATCCTAAAATCAAAAAGATTTTGCTCACCGGCCAAGCCGATCCCGAGTCAATCGATCGGGCAAAAAACATTGGTAAGGTGCAAGTGGTATTGGCAAAACCTTGGACCCAAGACAGTTTGATTCAATCCATTCAAGGGTTGCTCGCTTCTTAG
- the lpxD gene encoding UDP-3-O-(3-hydroxymyristoyl)glucosamine N-acyltransferase produces the protein MSSLKTILALLEGAELKNCPAPENIEVDKVLPLTSKNAKFISFVSSKAFVNDAKASEAAAILASSELAELIPGKVLIVVPQVELALSKVLLHFSPQKQPDGKIATNAVIHPTAKIGENTTIGNFVTIGEGSVIGKNSIIGDGVKIEHNVTIGDDARIGMNCAFYHGTKIGDRFTVFANSTFGGDGFGFVFANGKHNKLPQVGRVIIGDDVEVGANCTVDRGAITDTTIGNGCKFDNMVHIAHNCNVGNHVIIAGQSGLAGSVTLGNYVIIGGACAISDHLTLVEGTIIAGGTSLRTSPKTKDVYIGWDLGLNFPDFQKYRVNIKNIVVLNKWIKRIKEVEKKLGIDLPDPN, from the coding sequence ATGAGTAGTTTAAAAACAATTTTAGCATTATTGGAAGGAGCAGAATTAAAAAATTGTCCAGCCCCAGAGAACATCGAAGTAGATAAAGTATTACCTCTCACTAGTAAAAATGCAAAATTCATTTCTTTTGTTTCTTCCAAAGCATTCGTAAACGATGCGAAAGCTTCGGAAGCCGCTGCAATCCTTGCTTCCTCCGAGCTAGCGGAACTTATCCCCGGCAAAGTCCTTATTGTTGTTCCTCAAGTCGAGCTTGCACTTAGCAAAGTATTACTTCATTTTTCACCCCAAAAACAACCGGATGGAAAAATAGCGACTAACGCCGTGATCCATCCCACTGCGAAGATAGGTGAAAATACAACTATTGGAAATTTCGTTACTATCGGCGAAGGTTCCGTCATCGGAAAAAACAGCATCATCGGAGACGGTGTAAAAATCGAACACAATGTAACAATTGGCGACGATGCCAGAATTGGAATGAACTGCGCATTTTATCATGGAACCAAAATCGGAGACCGATTCACCGTATTTGCCAATTCCACTTTCGGAGGCGACGGTTTCGGATTCGTATTTGCCAATGGAAAACACAATAAACTGCCGCAAGTAGGCAGAGTGATCATCGGTGATGATGTGGAAGTAGGTGCAAACTGTACGGTAGACAGAGGAGCGATTACGGACACAACTATCGGGAACGGATGCAAGTTCGATAATATGGTTCACATCGCACATAATTGCAATGTAGGAAACCACGTGATCATCGCAGGCCAATCGGGACTTGCGGGAAGCGTAACACTAGGAAATTATGTGATCATCGGCGGAGCCTGCGCAATCAGCGACCATCTAACCCTTGTTGAAGGAACGATCATCGCAGGAGGGACTTCCCTTCGCACTTCTCCCAAAACAAAAGACGTATATATCGGCTGGGATCTAGGATTGAATTTTCCCGACTTCCAAAAGTACAGAGTGAACATTAAAAATATCGTAGTTCTGAACAAATGGATCAAAAGAATCAAAGAAGTTGAGAAAAAATTAGGAATCGATCTTCCCGATCCGAATTAA
- a CDS encoding DoxX family protein: MNLLYRLLATKKDITLTIIRVTLGIVILPHGAQKLLGSFGGYGFDGTMGFMTGQLGIPSIFAFLAIIAESFGALGLILGLFTRVAALGIFATMLVAALLVHLPGGFFAPNGIEYFILTFGLAIPVILKGAGSFSLDDLISSKLEK, from the coding sequence ATGAATTTACTTTACCGTTTGCTTGCAACAAAAAAAGACATTACTTTGACTATCATCCGAGTGACCCTTGGGATCGTGATTTTACCTCACGGAGCACAAAAACTTTTGGGTTCTTTCGGTGGATATGGTTTTGACGGAACGATGGGATTTATGACAGGACAGTTGGGAATTCCTTCCATATTTGCATTCCTTGCGATCATTGCGGAGTCTTTCGGAGCACTTGGACTCATTCTAGGTCTTTTCACTCGTGTTGCTGCTTTGGGAATATTCGCTACCATGCTCGTTGCCGCATTACTCGTTCACCTTCCGGGTGGATTCTTTGCTCCTAACGGAATTGAGTACTTTATCTTAACTTTCGGATTGGCAATTCCCGTAATCCTAAAAGGTGCAGGATCTTTCTCCCTTGACGATTTGATTTCTTCCAAATTGGAAAAATAA